Proteins encoded together in one uncultured Desulfosarcina sp. window:
- a CDS encoding PilT/PilU family type 4a pilus ATPase: MKKQEIDHILTRMLDSHSNVSDLNLTVGKPLQVESAGELVPVEIKPDIKELTPFQTETFALNLVSQDRRLTETLIKTGSCDLSYSLPGKARFRVNIFSQTSHYSIVLRKLESKIPTIRDLNLPDTFYKIAKDLNGIVFVTGATGSGKSTSLAAILEEINEARSVHIVTLEDPIEYQHPHKKATFNQRELGADFDSFSNGLRAALRQAPKVILVGEMRDRETVEIGLNAAETGHLVLTTLHTVDAGQTINRILGMFPNEEEKQVRIRLADTVRWIVGQRLLPKIGGGRVAAFEILGTNLRVKDAILNGESEGKTFYEIMEAGRPFGMTTFDDHIVGLYEQGLITQETAMAYASHKGVAGRGIDKVKSARGESTTDIDNLEIDRHYDKA, encoded by the coding sequence ATGAAAAAGCAGGAAATCGACCATATCCTGACCCGTATGCTGGACTCCCACAGCAACGTATCCGACCTCAATCTTACCGTGGGAAAGCCCTTGCAGGTGGAAAGCGCCGGCGAGCTGGTGCCCGTGGAGATCAAGCCGGACATCAAGGAGCTGACCCCCTTTCAGACCGAGACTTTTGCCTTGAACCTGGTCAGCCAGGACCGGCGGCTCACGGAAACCCTGATCAAAACCGGATCATGCGACCTTTCCTACTCGCTGCCCGGCAAGGCCCGCTTCCGGGTCAACATTTTCTCACAGACCAGCCATTACTCCATCGTATTGAGAAAACTGGAATCCAAGATTCCCACCATCCGGGACCTGAATCTGCCGGATACGTTTTACAAGATCGCCAAAGATCTCAACGGGATCGTCTTTGTTACCGGGGCCACCGGTTCCGGTAAATCGACCTCTCTGGCGGCGATTTTAGAAGAGATCAACGAGGCCCGCTCGGTCCACATCGTGACCCTGGAGGACCCCATCGAATACCAGCACCCCCACAAGAAGGCCACCTTCAACCAGCGGGAACTGGGCGCCGATTTCGACTCCTTTTCCAACGGGCTCCGGGCCGCCCTGCGCCAGGCGCCCAAGGTGATTCTGGTGGGCGAGATGCGTGACCGGGAAACGGTGGAAATCGGCCTGAATGCCGCCGAAACCGGCCATCTGGTTTTGACGACCCTGCACACCGTGGATGCCGGGCAGACCATCAACCGTATTCTGGGTATGTTTCCCAACGAGGAGGAAAAGCAGGTCCGTATCAGATTGGCTGACACGGTGCGCTGGATCGTCGGTCAGCGGCTGCTGCCCAAAATCGGCGGGGGCCGGGTGGCGGCTTTCGAAATTCTGGGGACCAATTTGCGGGTCAAGGACGCCATCCTCAATGGAGAATCCGAGGGCAAAACATTCTACGAGATCATGGAAGCCGGCCGACCCTTCGGCATGACCACCTTCGACGATCACATCGTCGGGCTGTACGAACAGGGGCTGATCACCCAGGAGACCGCTATGGCCTATGCGTCCCACAAAGGCGTGGCCGGCCGCGGCATCGACAAGGTCAAGAGCGCCCGGGGTGAATCCACCACCGATATCGACAACCTGGAAATCGACCGTCATTACGATAAGGCTTAG
- a CDS encoding type IV pilus twitching motility protein PilT — MAKIDAFFKLMHEQNASDLHLLSGQPPALRIHGDIERVKYKVLDNDDLRKMLYEITPEDKVKLFEETGDVDFGYEIPGLARYRANYFMQKNGIGAVFREIPSTILTAEQLGLPPVMSKLASLPRGLVIVTGPTGSGKSTTLAAILDVANRSRADHIITIEDPIEFVHKSRGCLVNHREVGLHTKSFSAALRGALREDPDIILVGEMRDLETISLAIEASATGHLVFGTLHTTSAPKTVDRIVEVFPAQEQAQIRSTLADGIRAIISQTLFKRIDKKGRVPALEILIATPAVRNLIRESKSHQLPSMMQTGKKYGMQLLDDAIMELYNKGRISADDAYTKANDKGRFRPLLKSPPTDFTEA; from the coding sequence ATGGCCAAGATCGATGCATTTTTCAAGCTCATGCACGAGCAGAACGCCTCCGACCTTCATCTGTTGTCCGGTCAGCCGCCGGCGCTGCGGATCCACGGCGACATCGAACGGGTAAAATACAAGGTGCTGGACAACGACGATCTCCGTAAAATGCTTTACGAGATCACCCCGGAAGACAAGGTCAAACTGTTTGAAGAGACCGGCGACGTGGATTTCGGCTACGAAATCCCGGGGCTGGCCCGCTACCGGGCCAATTATTTCATGCAGAAAAACGGTATCGGGGCCGTTTTCCGGGAAATTCCCAGCACCATCCTGACCGCCGAACAGCTGGGCCTGCCGCCGGTGATGTCCAAACTGGCGTCGCTTCCCCGGGGACTGGTCATCGTTACCGGGCCGACCGGTTCGGGCAAGTCCACCACCCTGGCCGCCATTCTCGATGTGGCCAACCGTTCCCGCGCCGATCACATCATCACCATCGAGGACCCCATCGAATTCGTCCACAAAAGCCGCGGCTGTCTGGTCAACCACCGGGAAGTGGGCCTGCACACCAAATCGTTCAGCGCCGCTTTGCGCGGTGCCCTGCGCGAGGACCCGGACATCATCCTGGTGGGTGAAATGCGGGACCTGGAAACCATTTCCCTGGCCATCGAAGCCAGCGCCACCGGCCATCTGGTTTTCGGTACCCTGCACACCACCAGTGCCCCCAAAACCGTTGACCGTATCGTGGAGGTGTTTCCGGCCCAGGAGCAGGCCCAGATCCGCTCCACCCTGGCCGACGGCATCCGGGCCATCATTTCCCAGACCCTGTTCAAACGCATCGACAAAAAGGGGCGTGTGCCGGCCCTGGAAATCCTCATCGCCACCCCCGCCGTACGCAACCTGATCCGCGAATCCAAATCCCATCAGCTGCCTTCCATGATGCAGACGGGGAAAAAGTACGGCATGCAGCTTCTCGACGATGCCATCATGGAACTGTACAACAAAGGGCGGATTTCCGCCGACGATGCCTATACCAAGGCCAACGACAAGGGCCGTTTCCGTCCACTGCTCAAGTCGCCGCCGACGGATTTCACCGAGGCCTAA
- a CDS encoding DivIVA domain-containing protein, with product MKLTPLDIQQQQFKVRFRGFDVREVDRFLEQAADAFAAAQETAKRQEEEIRRLKLEKQGYKEREETFKRAMLNSQKVLEQMKDNARKSAEIIIADAEVKAEKILNRAHSRLSQLHEDIAELKRQRVQIEVQIQAIIDAHTKLLEISKEGMDALDAEDTKIKVLSQ from the coding sequence ATGAAATTGACTCCCTTGGACATTCAACAGCAGCAATTCAAGGTCCGTTTCCGGGGGTTCGATGTGCGCGAGGTGGATCGTTTCCTGGAACAGGCGGCCGACGCGTTTGCGGCTGCCCAGGAAACCGCCAAACGTCAGGAAGAGGAAATTCGTCGCCTGAAGTTGGAAAAGCAGGGCTATAAGGAACGCGAAGAGACGTTCAAGCGGGCCATGCTCAATTCTCAGAAAGTTCTCGAGCAGATGAAGGACAATGCCCGCAAATCGGCGGAAATCATTATTGCCGATGCGGAGGTCAAAGCGGAAAAAATTCTCAACCGTGCCCATAGCCGTCTGTCCCAGCTGCACGAGGATATCGCTGAACTCAAGCGCCAGCGCGTGCAGATCGAAGTGCAGATTCAGGCCATCATCGACGCCCATACCAAATTGCTGGAGATCAGCAAAGAGGGCATGGACGCCCTGGATGCGGAAGACACCAAAATTAAAGTGCTCAGCCAGTAG
- a CDS encoding YggT family protein: MYIVGYFLMAAAKVMDVVLLFFMFVVIIRALLSWVNPDPYNAIVRFINNVTEPVLYPIRTRLPINYGGIDFSPIVVFLVIIFLRTFVVNSLMRMAASLI; encoded by the coding sequence ATGTATATCGTGGGGTATTTTTTAATGGCGGCGGCCAAAGTGATGGATGTGGTGCTGCTCTTTTTCATGTTCGTGGTCATCATTCGGGCCCTCCTCTCATGGGTCAACCCGGACCCCTACAATGCCATCGTGCGTTTCATCAACAACGTCACCGAACCGGTACTCTATCCGATCCGTACCCGGCTGCCGATTAATTACGGAGGAATCGATTTCTCCCCCATCGTTGTTTTTCTGGTCATCATTTTCCTGCGAACGTTTGTCGTAAACAGCCTGATGCGAATGGCCGCTTCTCTAATCTAA
- a CDS encoding MoaD/ThiS family protein, giving the protein MVYLDDIAIAWREGMTVADLLDSVAAGCLYAVVKLDGRLVSRPHFESTPVPDGSRVTPLPMIAGG; this is encoded by the coding sequence ATGGTTTATCTCGACGACATTGCGATTGCCTGGCGAGAGGGCATGACGGTGGCCGACCTGCTGGACAGCGTGGCGGCCGGCTGCCTTTATGCCGTGGTCAAACTTGACGGCCGGCTGGTTTCCCGGCCCCACTTTGAATCCACCCCGGTCCCGGACGGCTCCCGGGTCACCCCGCTCCCCATGATTGCCGGCGGGTAA
- a CDS encoding aldehyde ferredoxin oxidoreductase C-terminal domain-containing protein: MAPIHARTLKTQTYQRQEVDKGYTGRYLDVDLSSGNVSIGTIEEKIKQTFIGGKGFDLWMLWQAVSGKSKWNDPENAICISSGPMGGTPGYPGSGKSIVTSISPTTGSVMDSNVGGYFGPYLKFSGFDALRITGKAKGDAVVVIDGIEEKVEILEMPGLPEDAYDLSQTLTDRLAKDKKIEISVVSAGPGAANTLIGCLNFSWYDNARKRVRYKQAGRGGIGTVFADKGLRAVVARWDKVSLKSNRPADLEGLRTVTKCHAKEIVALDPKQNEMARVGTTHLVPIMNDFDLLPTKNFQYGSDPGAFLIGREAYEKLFDPGFDGCWKGCTVACAHGVKDFVPFTGPYKGEKVFVDGPEYETIAGCGSNLGIFDPFTILELNFYCDAYGLDTISVGTSIAFVMECFERGLITIDHTDGLDLSFGNRLNALELVHQMAQGHGFGAIVGQGIRRMKTIFAERFGADAAFMQDIGMESKGLEFSEYMTKESLAQQGGYGLALKGPQHDEAWLIFLDMVHNFMPTFEQKAEALHWFPMFRTWFGLCGLCKLPWNDIVPEDNKDTPEPAKVMKHVGWYADYFTAVTGRKVLPDDLIAMSEAVYNFQRIFNLKMGYGRREHDTIPYRAVGPVTAEEYASRQERYDTELTEKYGLDIAGKEVRWKVAELRKRRETQYETLKDAVYQRRGWTPDGIPTVETVKRLGIDFPEVLEVLAENGVK; this comes from the coding sequence ATGGCACCGATTCATGCCAGGACATTGAAAACCCAGACCTACCAGCGCCAAGAGGTCGATAAAGGCTATACCGGCCGGTACCTCGACGTCGATCTTTCTTCCGGGAACGTTTCCATCGGCACGATCGAGGAAAAAATCAAACAAACCTTTATCGGCGGGAAGGGGTTCGACCTCTGGATGCTGTGGCAGGCGGTCAGCGGAAAAAGCAAATGGAATGATCCGGAAAACGCCATCTGCATCTCTTCGGGACCCATGGGTGGGACCCCGGGCTACCCGGGATCGGGAAAAAGCATCGTCACGTCCATTTCACCTACGACCGGTTCGGTGATGGACTCCAACGTGGGCGGTTATTTCGGTCCCTACCTGAAGTTTTCCGGTTTCGACGCCCTGCGTATCACCGGAAAAGCGAAGGGCGATGCGGTCGTTGTTATCGACGGCATCGAAGAGAAAGTCGAGATTCTCGAAATGCCCGGTTTGCCGGAGGACGCCTACGATTTGTCCCAGACGCTGACGGATCGATTGGCTAAAGATAAAAAGATTGAAATATCCGTGGTTTCCGCCGGACCGGGGGCGGCCAACACCCTGATCGGCTGCCTTAATTTTTCCTGGTATGACAATGCCCGTAAACGGGTGCGTTACAAACAGGCCGGCCGGGGTGGCATCGGCACCGTGTTTGCCGACAAGGGCCTTCGGGCGGTGGTGGCCCGCTGGGACAAGGTTTCCCTGAAATCGAACCGCCCGGCGGACCTGGAAGGCCTCAGGACCGTGACCAAATGCCACGCCAAGGAGATCGTGGCCCTGGACCCCAAGCAGAACGAAATGGCGCGCGTCGGCACCACCCACCTGGTGCCGATTATGAACGATTTCGACTTGCTGCCAACCAAGAATTTTCAATACGGTTCCGACCCGGGTGCCTTTCTGATCGGTCGGGAGGCTTACGAAAAACTGTTCGATCCGGGCTTCGACGGCTGCTGGAAAGGCTGTACGGTGGCCTGCGCCCACGGCGTCAAGGACTTTGTGCCCTTTACCGGTCCTTACAAAGGAGAGAAGGTTTTCGTCGACGGTCCCGAATACGAGACCATTGCCGGCTGCGGCTCCAATCTGGGAATTTTCGATCCGTTCACCATTCTGGAACTCAATTTCTACTGTGACGCTTACGGGTTGGACACCATCAGCGTGGGAACGTCCATCGCTTTTGTCATGGAGTGCTTCGAACGCGGGTTGATTACCATCGACCATACCGATGGCTTGGATCTTTCCTTCGGCAACCGCCTCAACGCCCTGGAACTGGTCCACCAGATGGCGCAGGGACACGGGTTCGGCGCCATTGTCGGGCAGGGCATCCGGCGCATGAAAACCATTTTTGCCGAAAGGTTCGGCGCCGATGCCGCCTTTATGCAGGATATCGGTATGGAATCCAAGGGGCTGGAATTTTCCGAGTACATGACCAAAGAATCCCTGGCCCAGCAAGGCGGCTACGGACTGGCCCTCAAAGGGCCCCAGCACGACGAGGCCTGGCTGATCTTTCTGGACATGGTCCACAATTTCATGCCCACATTCGAACAGAAGGCAGAGGCCCTGCACTGGTTTCCCATGTTCCGGACCTGGTTCGGTCTGTGCGGCTTGTGCAAGCTGCCGTGGAACGACATCGTCCCCGAGGACAACAAGGATACGCCCGAGCCGGCCAAGGTGATGAAGCATGTGGGCTGGTATGCCGATTATTTTACGGCGGTTACCGGCCGAAAGGTCTTGCCCGACGACCTCATCGCCATGAGTGAGGCGGTCTATAATTTTCAGCGCATTTTCAACCTGAAGATGGGATACGGCCGACGGGAGCACGACACGATTCCCTATCGCGCCGTAGGGCCGGTGACGGCGGAAGAATACGCGTCGCGTCAGGAGCGCTACGACACCGAATTGACGGAAAAATACGGCCTGGACATCGCCGGCAAAGAGGTCCGATGGAAAGTCGCCGAATTGAGAAAAAGACGCGAGACCCAATATGAAACCTTAAAGGATGCGGTCTACCAGCGTCGCGGCTGGACGCCCGACGGAATTCCAACGGTGGAAACCGTCAAACGGTTGGGGATCGATTTCCCCGAAGTGCTGGAGGTATTGGCGGAAAACGGGGTAAAATAG
- a CDS encoding FadR/GntR family transcriptional regulator: MFKAAKQNRIFQDVVQQIEKTILSGKLAPGEMLPPERELKDMLQVSRGTLREALRVLEHKGLIEIKLGVGGGAVVQDVSYDQVNESLALLIRYQKVSLRHLTEFRVGVEGRVTALAAERATTVDILRLKLLLEEARQFAEKGTDFQKEFVDVDKRIHLTLAEMTGNPVYVSLHHTVHDNIDQYYESFLSMRQREINENLADLDDIVAAVEARDTEKARQLAEAHVLRFNHYMENRAA, encoded by the coding sequence ATGTTCAAGGCTGCGAAACAGAATCGGATCTTTCAGGATGTGGTCCAGCAGATCGAAAAGACCATTTTGTCCGGCAAGCTGGCGCCCGGCGAAATGCTGCCTCCCGAGCGGGAACTCAAGGATATGCTTCAGGTGAGCCGCGGTACATTGCGAGAGGCCCTGCGGGTGCTTGAACACAAGGGACTGATCGAGATCAAACTGGGGGTCGGCGGGGGCGCCGTGGTGCAGGATGTCAGCTACGATCAGGTTAACGAAAGCCTGGCGCTGCTGATTCGGTATCAGAAAGTTTCCCTGCGGCACCTGACCGAATTTCGCGTGGGCGTGGAGGGACGGGTTACGGCGTTGGCGGCCGAACGCGCCACCACGGTGGATATCCTGCGCCTGAAACTGCTGCTGGAGGAAGCCCGGCAATTCGCTGAAAAAGGCACCGATTTCCAAAAGGAATTCGTGGATGTGGACAAACGGATTCACCTTACCCTGGCCGAAATGACCGGCAATCCGGTGTACGTTTCCCTGCACCACACGGTCCACGACAATATCGATCAGTATTATGAAAGTTTTTTGTCCATGCGGCAGCGGGAGATAAACGAGAATCTGGCGGATTTAGACGATATCGTGGCCGCCGTCGAAGCCAGGGACACGGAAAAGGCCAGGCAGTTGGCCGAGGCCCATGTTTTACGATTCAACCACTACATGGAAAACCGGGCGGCATGA
- the proC gene encoding pyrroline-5-carboxylate reductase yields the protein MLNDKKIGMIGTGNMGKALIDGLIASGTAKAENIICSDASEQQLASVREKYGVETTTDNIAVVKAADIIIYAIKPQIMAAVLKETADFLDMSKLIISIAAGVPMAAIESLLNKELRLIRVMPNVAVAVKEGATGIAAGGKATEEDIKLALAIFNSVGKSIFLKENYLMDAITGLSGSGPAYIFMIVDALADAGVKMGLSRKDARVLASQTILGAAKLLLETQAHPGELKDSVTSPGGTAIAGLHTLEKGGLRTTLINAVEAATNRSKELGEAMIKNFANGQTQPK from the coding sequence ATGTTGAACGATAAAAAAATCGGCATGATCGGAACCGGCAACATGGGCAAGGCGCTGATCGACGGCCTGATTGCATCCGGCACGGCCAAGGCCGAAAACATCATCTGCTCCGATGCCAGCGAACAGCAGTTGGCCTCCGTTCGTGAAAAATACGGCGTCGAAACCACTACGGACAACATCGCCGTAGTAAAAGCCGCCGACATCATCATCTATGCCATCAAGCCACAGATCATGGCTGCCGTTCTCAAGGAGACCGCCGATTTTCTGGATATGAGCAAACTGATCATCTCCATTGCTGCCGGCGTTCCCATGGCCGCCATCGAATCACTTCTGAACAAGGAACTGCGCCTGATTCGGGTCATGCCCAACGTCGCCGTGGCGGTGAAGGAAGGCGCCACGGGCATTGCCGCCGGCGGCAAGGCCACCGAAGAAGACATCAAGTTGGCCCTGGCGATCTTCAACTCGGTGGGCAAATCCATCTTCCTGAAAGAAAATTACCTGATGGATGCCATCACCGGCCTTTCCGGCAGCGGACCGGCCTATATTTTCATGATCGTGGATGCCCTGGCCGACGCCGGCGTGAAGATGGGCCTCTCCCGAAAAGACGCCCGGGTTCTGGCTTCCCAGACGATCCTGGGGGCGGCCAAATTATTGCTTGAAACCCAAGCCCATCCCGGCGAACTCAAAGACTCGGTGACGTCGCCGGGCGGCACGGCCATTGCCGGATTGCACACCCTGGAAAAAGGCGGCCTGCGAACGACATTGATCAACGCTGTGGAAGCGGCCACCAACCGTTCCAAGGAACTGGGGGAGGCAATGATCAAAAATTTTGCCAACGGACAGACCCAACCGAAATAG
- a CDS encoding MauE/DoxX family redox-associated membrane protein — protein sequence MRPQTASHEDRIMIFIRIGLGAVFLFSSAGKIADPRAFMDIVAHYRLLPPSLVWATAVFLPWIEALCGLALVFGRFEKGAALLVSVMMVGFIAVTVFNGYRGLDVACGCFSVTARKPSNIALNSLRDLFILAAGLWVLFYTHRPRPQKAC from the coding sequence ATGAGACCGCAAACCGCCAGCCATGAAGACAGGATCATGATTTTCATTCGAATCGGTCTGGGTGCGGTATTCCTGTTTTCCAGTGCCGGTAAGATCGCCGATCCCCGGGCCTTTATGGACATTGTGGCCCATTACCGGCTACTGCCGCCATCGCTGGTGTGGGCCACGGCCGTCTTTCTCCCCTGGATCGAGGCGCTGTGCGGACTGGCGCTCGTTTTCGGCCGATTCGAAAAGGGCGCGGCACTGCTGGTAAGCGTCATGATGGTCGGTTTTATCGCGGTCACCGTTTTCAACGGATATCGGGGGTTGGACGTGGCCTGCGGCTGCTTCTCCGTCACCGCCCGAAAGCCGTCGAATATCGCGCTGAACTCCCTGCGCGATCTCTTCATTCTGGCAGCCGGGCTATGGGTACTATTTTATACCCATCGTCCCCGGCCCCAAAAAGCCTGTTGA
- a CDS encoding cytochrome c biogenesis protein CcdA, with protein sequence MFTESISYPAALAAGLLSFFSPCILPLIPAYFTFITGLSLDELTGAQSRRIRLRVIGATLSYVLGFSLVFVLMGASASFIGKAVFNYRDTIRIVGGILIILLGVHMTGLIRFRPLEFERRLEIRNKPLHFLGTFFVGMAFGAGWSPCIGPLLGSILIVAGNQDTVADGIGLLSVYAAGLAIPFLLLSIFVNSILTFIKKASWSIRYINITAGALLLVLGLLLVTDKLALIGA encoded by the coding sequence ATGTTCACAGAATCGATATCCTATCCCGCAGCCCTGGCAGCGGGTCTGCTTTCTTTTTTTTCCCCGTGCATCCTGCCGCTGATTCCAGCCTACTTTACGTTTATTACCGGGCTGTCCCTGGACGAACTGACCGGGGCCCAGAGTCGGCGGATTCGCCTGCGCGTCATCGGGGCCACCTTGAGTTACGTCCTTGGCTTCTCGTTGGTCTTCGTTCTCATGGGCGCTTCGGCATCGTTTATCGGCAAAGCCGTTTTCAATTATCGGGACACCATACGAATCGTCGGCGGCATTCTGATCATCCTGCTTGGGGTTCACATGACCGGTTTGATCCGCTTTCGTCCCCTCGAATTCGAACGGCGCCTGGAAATCCGCAACAAGCCCCTGCATTTTCTGGGTACTTTTTTCGTGGGCATGGCCTTCGGCGCCGGTTGGAGCCCATGCATCGGCCCCCTTTTAGGATCGATCCTCATCGTTGCGGGCAATCAGGACACCGTGGCCGACGGCATTGGATTGCTGTCCGTTTATGCCGCCGGACTGGCCATCCCCTTTCTGCTGCTTTCGATATTTGTCAATTCCATTTTAACCTTTATAAAGAAGGCATCCTGGTCGATCAGATATATCAATATCACCGCAGGCGCACTGCTGCTGGTCCTCGGCCTTTTGCTGGTAACCGACAAACTGGCGCTGATCGGCGCTTAG
- a CDS encoding thioredoxin family protein: MKYGWKQASVFVALLLPLLIVGVDTAVSARAEDGGIQWLSYAEGRQRGEAENKKVFLVFNADWCRYCLKMEKETFQDPSVIAYVNRNFVPINVNSDKEQAVADKFNVRGLPSTWFISENGDRIGSRPGFIPADEMLQILKFIGSDSYRSMNFQTFLKKNQ; the protein is encoded by the coding sequence ATGAAATATGGATGGAAACAAGCGAGCGTTTTTGTAGCCCTGTTGCTTCCCCTTTTGATCGTTGGCGTTGATACTGCCGTCAGCGCCCGGGCTGAAGACGGCGGCATCCAGTGGCTCTCCTATGCCGAAGGCCGGCAGCGGGGCGAGGCCGAAAACAAGAAGGTCTTTTTGGTTTTCAATGCAGACTGGTGCCGATACTGCCTTAAAATGGAAAAAGAGACTTTCCAGGATCCCAGCGTGATCGCCTACGTCAACCGGAATTTCGTGCCTATCAATGTCAACTCGGACAAGGAACAGGCTGTCGCCGATAAATTCAATGTCCGGGGGCTGCCCAGCACCTGGTTTATTTCGGAAAATGGCGACAGGATCGGCAGCCGCCCCGGTTTCATTCCCGCCGACGAAATGCTCCAGATCCTCAAATTCATCGGGAGCGACAGCTACCGCTCCATGAATTTTCAAACGTTTCTTAAAAAGAATCAGTAA